Sequence from the Pseudomonas frederiksbergensis genome:
CCGGGTGATCGCACGGGTGGCTGATGCATCGGCCGCCACCAGTACGTTATAGCTCAATGGCGCTGCATCTCGGGCAGCGCCCGCCACGCACGCGTGCGTCATGAGACCGGAAACGATCACATTCTGGATGCCCGCGGCCTTCAGGCGCTTGTCCAGATCGGTACTGCCGAACACGCTGACGGTGGTTTTCTGCAACACCGGATCCTTGGCCCTGGGCTGTATGTCGGGATGAAACTTCACCGTTTCACCGTCGATGGCAAACACTGGCGAACCGGCGGGCGCAATGTGCTGGACATGGTAGACCGGCATCTTGTTTTCATCAGCGAACTCGATCAGCTTCCGAGCGTTGGCCAACGCTGCCGGGCCGTCGGGGATCGGCATCTTACCGGTGAAGTATTCGTTCTGGAAATCGATCACCAGTAACGCGGTTTTACCGGCTGGCAACTGGCTGACCGGCACCGCCCCGGACATTGCGCGGATGGTGGGATGAGTCTCGGCCGAGGCGCCGGCACTGGCGAGAACGCCGGAAAATACACAGGCGGTAAGGAAACGACGGGTAAAACGCTGCATGGGCAGTTCCTTCTTTCGTGGAGAGAATGAAGGGAATGCTAGGGGTATGGCCCGCACCCGAACACAGCGTGGGCGGCACAGGACTTGTTTGGA
This genomic interval carries:
- a CDS encoding cysteine hydrolase family protein gives rise to the protein MQRFTRRFLTACVFSGVLASAGASAETHPTIRAMSGAVPVSQLPAGKTALLVIDFQNEYFTGKMPIPDGPAALANARKLIEFADENKMPVYHVQHIAPAGSPVFAIDGETVKFHPDIQPRAKDPVLQKTTVSVFGSTDLDKRLKAAGIQNVIVSGLMTHACVAGAARDAAPLSYNVLVAADASATRAITRVNGESIDKDALHKAALAEIEDTFGDVMNTAEIIKLPVR